In the Streptomyces sp. NBC_00525 genome, one interval contains:
- a CDS encoding TauD/TfdA family dioxygenase, translated as MTAGPVRRRPRTGGAQPVRRSFVDDDFCLVLRSDDGAPLASYVAAHREELLADLDRYGAVLLRGFSVHDAESFGAAVRGISPDLLGYLERAAPRGEVADKVFTSTEFASDQVIPLHHEMSYAHNWPSRLYFYCDLPAETGGETPLASERRFTPRLPAEIRERFLRHGVMYVRNYGEDLDLPWQEVFQTTDRSEAEAYCRASNTEFRWTGGNGLRTRAVRQAMARHPRTGERVWFNHTHLFHVSNMPAEVAQTLIGEFGLEGLPRNAYYGDGSPIETDVVDLIRNLYEETAVSFPWQRGDVLMVDNFLATHGREPFTGERRTLVAMSDLYVNRALPCP; from the coding sequence GTGACCGCCGGACCCGTGCGGCGGCGTCCGCGCACCGGTGGTGCCCAGCCGGTGCGGCGCTCGTTCGTCGATGACGATTTCTGTCTGGTGCTGCGGAGCGACGACGGGGCTCCGCTCGCCTCGTACGTGGCGGCCCACCGCGAGGAGCTGCTGGCCGACCTCGACCGGTACGGCGCCGTTCTCCTGCGGGGATTCTCGGTGCATGACGCCGAATCCTTCGGGGCCGCGGTGCGAGGGATCAGCCCCGACCTGCTCGGCTACCTGGAGCGAGCGGCGCCGCGCGGAGAGGTCGCCGACAAGGTCTTCACCTCCACGGAGTTCGCCTCCGACCAGGTCATCCCGCTGCACCACGAGATGTCGTACGCGCACAACTGGCCCAGCAGGCTGTACTTCTACTGTGACCTGCCGGCGGAGACCGGCGGCGAGACCCCCCTGGCCAGCGAACGCCGGTTCACCCCACGACTGCCCGCGGAGATCCGCGAGCGGTTCCTGAGACACGGCGTGATGTACGTGCGCAACTACGGCGAGGATCTCGACCTGCCCTGGCAGGAGGTGTTCCAGACCACGGACCGCTCCGAGGCGGAGGCCTACTGCCGCGCGTCGAACACCGAGTTCCGGTGGACCGGCGGCAACGGGCTGCGGACCCGCGCCGTACGCCAGGCGATGGCCCGGCACCCCCGTACCGGGGAGCGGGTGTGGTTCAACCACACGCACCTGTTCCACGTGTCCAACATGCCGGCCGAGGTGGCGCAGACCCTCATCGGTGAATTCGGCCTGGAGGGGCTGCCCCGCAACGCCTACTACGGCGACGGATCACCGATCGAGACAGACGTCGTCGATCTGATCAGAAACCTTTACGAGGAGACGGCGGTCTCCTTTCCCTGGCAGCGCGGCGACGTCCTGATGGTGGACAACTTCCTTGCGACGCACGGCCGCGAGCCGTTCACGGGCGAGCGTCGGACCCTTGTCGCCATGTCGGACCTTTATGTGAATCGAGCTCTTCCATGTCCGTAA
- the xseA gene encoding exodeoxyribonuclease VII large subunit, whose amino-acid sequence MALNTSPEAPLPVGDVSRLIGGWIDRLGSVWVEGQITQLSRRPGAGVVFLTLRDPSHDISVSVTCFRQVFDRIADVVSEGARVVVLAKPEWYAPRGQLSLRATEIRPVGIGELLVRLEQLKKSLAAEGLFALDRKKPLPFLPQLIGLVCGRASAAERDVLENARRRWPAVRFEVRNTAVQGVHAVNQVVGAVRELDAMPEVDVIVVARGGGSVEDLLPFSDEELIRTVSACRTPVVSAIGHEPDSPLLDLVADVRASTPTDAAKKVVPDVGEELDRVRQLRDRALRTVRGLLDREERGLAHALGRPCMEHPQRMVDEREADVDALAGRARRVLGHLLDRADSELAHTRARVLALSPAATLERGYAVLQRADGHVVRDPADAGAAGEPLRARVSGGEFAVRVAE is encoded by the coding sequence ATGGCTCTCAACACTTCCCCGGAAGCGCCGCTGCCCGTCGGTGACGTGTCGCGGCTGATCGGTGGCTGGATCGACCGGCTCGGTTCGGTCTGGGTCGAGGGCCAGATCACCCAGCTGTCGCGGCGGCCGGGCGCCGGTGTGGTGTTCCTGACGCTGCGCGACCCGTCGCACGACATCTCGGTGAGCGTCACCTGTTTCCGGCAGGTGTTCGATCGGATCGCCGATGTCGTGTCGGAGGGCGCGCGGGTCGTCGTACTCGCCAAGCCCGAGTGGTACGCGCCGCGCGGGCAGCTGTCGCTGCGGGCGACGGAGATACGGCCGGTCGGCATCGGCGAACTGCTGGTGCGGCTGGAGCAGCTGAAGAAGTCACTGGCCGCGGAGGGGCTGTTCGCCCTGGACCGCAAGAAGCCGCTGCCCTTCCTGCCGCAGCTGATCGGGCTCGTCTGCGGCCGGGCGTCGGCGGCCGAGCGCGATGTGCTGGAGAACGCCCGGCGCCGGTGGCCCGCCGTCCGCTTCGAGGTCCGCAACACCGCCGTGCAGGGGGTGCACGCGGTGAACCAGGTGGTCGGGGCGGTGCGGGAGCTGGACGCGATGCCGGAGGTCGATGTGATCGTCGTGGCGCGCGGCGGCGGCAGCGTCGAGGATCTGCTGCCGTTCTCGGACGAGGAACTGATCCGTACGGTGTCGGCCTGCCGTACGCCGGTGGTCTCGGCGATCGGGCACGAGCCGGACTCGCCGCTGCTGGACCTGGTCGCGGACGTACGGGCGTCCACGCCGACGGACGCGGCGAAGAAGGTCGTGCCGGACGTGGGCGAGGAGCTGGACCGGGTGCGGCAGCTGCGCGACCGGGCCCTGCGGACGGTACGGGGGCTGCTCGACCGGGAGGAGCGGGGGCTGGCCCATGCGCTGGGGCGGCCGTGCATGGAGCATCCGCAGCGGATGGTGGACGAGCGCGAGGCGGACGTCGACGCGCTGGCGGGCCGGGCCCGCCGGGTGCTCGGCCATCTGCTGGACCGGGCCGACTCGGAGCTGGCCCACACCCGCGCCCGGGTGCTCGCGCTGTCGCCCGCCGCGACCCTGGAGCGCGGGTACGCGGTGCTCCAGCGCGCCGACGGACACGTGGTCCGCGATCCCGCGGACGCGGGCGCGGCCGGGGAGCCGCTGCGGGCCCGCGTGTCGGGGGGCGAGTTCGCGGTGCGGGTCGCGGAGTAG
- a CDS encoding TauD/TfdA family dioxygenase, translating to MTAPSRRSAHRNTVTVNPGRQEPGLPALIRGTGAADLVSWLSQNPDTVTELAHSSGAVLFRGFGIDSPEMFRSAMAGLARDVLDYGERSSPRHEITQGIYTSTDHPADQHIALHNEQSYTLDWPLRIVFCCQQPATTGGRTPLADSRRVLARLSAPTVARFGELGVRYVRNYLPGISLPWQEAFQTSSRAEVESYCAQHDISCAWADGEQLRTWQVRPAIRRHPGTGEETWFNHALFFNNATLASEVGDGLLAAVGEDNLPYHTYFGDGSAIPADTIAEIQEAYRAETVGFDWERGDVLLVENMLVAHAREPFDGPRRILTAMADRWSSVTAASGADR from the coding sequence ATGACCGCGCCATCTCGCCGCAGTGCCCACAGGAACACGGTCACGGTCAATCCCGGTCGGCAGGAACCCGGGCTGCCCGCCCTGATCCGTGGCACGGGCGCGGCCGATCTCGTCTCCTGGCTCTCGCAGAACCCGGACACCGTCACCGAACTCGCCCACAGCAGTGGGGCAGTGCTCTTCAGGGGCTTCGGCATCGACTCACCCGAGATGTTCCGCAGCGCCATGGCCGGACTCGCCCGTGACGTACTGGACTACGGGGAGCGGTCCTCACCCCGGCACGAGATCACTCAGGGGATCTACACCTCCACCGACCACCCTGCGGACCAGCACATCGCTCTGCACAACGAGCAGTCGTACACGCTGGACTGGCCGCTGCGGATCGTGTTCTGCTGCCAGCAGCCCGCCACCACCGGTGGCCGCACGCCGCTTGCCGACAGCCGTCGAGTCCTGGCCCGACTCAGCGCCCCGACGGTCGCGCGATTCGGGGAGCTCGGCGTGCGCTACGTCCGTAACTACCTGCCGGGCATCAGCCTGCCCTGGCAGGAGGCTTTCCAGACCAGCAGCCGCGCAGAGGTGGAGTCGTACTGCGCGCAGCACGACATCTCCTGCGCCTGGGCCGACGGTGAGCAGCTGCGGACCTGGCAGGTCAGGCCGGCGATCCGCCGTCATCCGGGCACCGGCGAGGAAACCTGGTTCAACCACGCCCTGTTTTTCAACAACGCCACGCTCGCCAGTGAGGTCGGGGACGGGCTACTCGCCGCAGTGGGCGAGGACAACCTGCCGTACCACACGTACTTCGGCGACGGCAGCGCCATCCCGGCCGACACCATCGCCGAGATCCAGGAGGCATACCGTGCCGAAACCGTGGGATTCGACTGGGAGCGGGGCGATGTGCTGCTCGTCGAGAACATGCTCGTCGCGCACGCGCGAGAGCCATTCGACGGTCCGCGGCGAATCCTGACAGCCATGGCCGACCGCTGGTCGTCGGTTACGGCGGCGTCCGGAGCGGACCGGTGA
- a CDS encoding APC family permease: MAGSGTDSGGGSTEHARLRRTLGFRDLVVYGLLFIAPMAPVGVFGTLDAKSDGAVALVYVAATVVMAFTAFSYAQMVRVAPMAGSVFAYARKGLGEGPGFVAGWMAMLDYLLIPAVAYLFSGIAMNSLVPGISRWVWTALAVVLTTALNLWGVRAAARVGFAVLAMEIVVLLVFVVSAAVVLARDGAQRGWLTPLTGDSGFSASAVLGAVSVAVLSYLGFDAIASFAEEVTGGSAQVARAVLFCLVLAGTLFVVQAYLAALLEPMTSAELAADPGAQGAAFYDTVDAAVGTWLHDLVAVSKAVGAAFAALAGQAAAGRLVFAMARERRLPGVLARVDARSGVPRVAIVVAAVVTLVAAVWAARRDDGLDHLVSVVDIGALTAFVLLHASVVGWFVVRRGEGPPSWWRHLLVPVVGAGVLVAVIVEATGSAQVVGACWLVVGLAVLLVQRRRAGLVP, translated from the coding sequence ATGGCCGGCAGCGGTACGGATTCGGGCGGCGGCTCCACCGAACACGCCCGGCTGCGGCGGACCCTCGGGTTCCGGGACCTGGTGGTCTACGGGCTGCTGTTCATCGCACCCATGGCCCCGGTCGGGGTCTTCGGGACGCTGGACGCGAAGTCGGACGGGGCGGTCGCCCTGGTGTACGTCGCGGCGACGGTCGTGATGGCGTTCACCGCGTTCAGCTACGCGCAGATGGTGCGGGTCGCCCCGATGGCCGGTTCGGTGTTCGCGTACGCCCGCAAGGGGCTGGGCGAGGGGCCGGGTTTCGTCGCCGGATGGATGGCGATGCTGGACTATCTGCTGATCCCGGCGGTGGCGTACCTCTTCTCGGGGATCGCGATGAACTCGCTGGTTCCCGGCATCTCGCGGTGGGTATGGACGGCGCTCGCGGTGGTTCTGACGACCGCGCTCAACCTGTGGGGGGTGCGTGCGGCGGCGCGGGTGGGGTTCGCGGTGCTCGCGATGGAGATCGTGGTGCTGCTGGTGTTCGTGGTGTCCGCCGCGGTGGTGCTCGCACGGGACGGGGCGCAGCGGGGCTGGCTGACGCCGCTGACCGGCGACTCGGGGTTCTCCGCGTCGGCCGTGCTGGGCGCGGTGTCCGTGGCGGTGCTCTCGTATCTCGGCTTCGACGCCATCGCCTCGTTCGCGGAGGAGGTGACGGGCGGCTCGGCGCAGGTGGCGCGGGCGGTGCTGTTCTGTCTGGTGCTGGCGGGCACGCTGTTCGTGGTGCAGGCGTATCTCGCCGCCCTGCTGGAGCCGATGACCTCGGCGGAGCTGGCCGCCGATCCGGGGGCGCAGGGCGCGGCGTTCTACGACACGGTGGACGCGGCCGTGGGGACCTGGCTGCACGATCTGGTGGCGGTCAGCAAGGCGGTGGGGGCGGCGTTCGCGGCGCTGGCGGGGCAGGCGGCGGCCGGGCGGCTGGTGTTCGCGATGGCCCGTGAGCGGCGGCTGCCGGGGGTGCTGGCGCGGGTGGACGCGCGGTCCGGGGTGCCGAGGGTGGCGATCGTGGTCGCCGCCGTCGTGACACTGGTGGCGGCGGTGTGGGCGGCCCGGCGCGACGACGGGCTGGACCATCTGGTGTCGGTCGTGGACATCGGGGCGCTGACGGCGTTCGTGCTGCTGCACGCGTCGGTGGTGGGGTGGTTCGTGGTGCGGCGCGGGGAGGGGCCGCCGAGCTGGTGGCGGCATCTGCTGGTGCCGGTGGTCGGTGCCGGGGTGCTGGTCGCGGTGATCGTGGAGGCGACGGGGAGCGCGCAGGTGGTCGGCGCGTGCTGGCTGGTGGTGGGGCTCGCGGTGCTGTTGGTGCAGCGGAGGCGGGCGGGCCTCGTCCCGTAG
- a CDS encoding 4-hydroxy-3-methylbut-2-enyl diphosphate reductase — protein MGRMTATTPRRVLLAAPRGYCAGVDRAVIAVEKALEQYGSPVYVRHEIVHNKYVVQTLEKKGAIFVEETAEVPEGSIVMFSAHGVAPTVHQEAAERKLATIDATCPLVTKVHKEAVRFAQEDFDILLIGHEGHEEVIGTSGEAPDHITLVDGPEDVANVEVRDPSKVVWLSQTTLSVDETMETVGALKEKFPLLISPPSDDICYATQNRQTAVKQMGADADLVIVVGSKNSSNSVRLVEVALGAGAGASHLVDGADEIDEAWLDGVSTVGVTSGASVPEVLVDGVLAWLAARGFEDVEIVKAAEESIVFSLPKELRRDLRAEAAALNGGGSPEGVA, from the coding sequence ATGGGGCGCATGACTGCTACGACTCCCCGACGCGTCCTCCTCGCCGCTCCCCGTGGCTACTGCGCGGGCGTGGACCGTGCCGTGATCGCCGTGGAGAAGGCCCTGGAGCAGTACGGCTCCCCGGTCTACGTGCGCCACGAGATCGTCCACAACAAGTACGTCGTACAGACCCTGGAGAAGAAGGGCGCGATCTTCGTCGAGGAGACGGCGGAGGTTCCCGAGGGATCGATCGTCATGTTCTCGGCGCACGGCGTCGCCCCGACCGTGCACCAGGAGGCGGCGGAGCGGAAGCTCGCCACGATCGACGCCACCTGCCCGCTGGTCACCAAGGTCCACAAGGAGGCCGTGCGCTTCGCGCAGGAGGACTTCGACATCCTCCTCATCGGCCACGAGGGCCACGAAGAGGTCATCGGAACCTCCGGCGAGGCCCCCGACCACATCACCCTGGTCGACGGCCCCGAGGACGTCGCGAACGTCGAGGTCCGCGACCCGTCGAAGGTCGTCTGGCTCTCCCAGACCACCCTCTCGGTCGACGAGACGATGGAGACGGTCGGCGCCCTCAAGGAGAAGTTCCCGCTGCTGATCTCGCCGCCCAGCGACGACATCTGCTACGCCACGCAGAACCGCCAGACCGCGGTGAAGCAGATGGGCGCCGACGCGGACCTGGTCATCGTCGTCGGCTCGAAGAACTCCTCGAACTCGGTCCGCCTGGTCGAGGTCGCCCTCGGCGCGGGCGCCGGCGCCTCCCACCTGGTGGACGGCGCCGACGAGATCGACGAGGCCTGGCTCGACGGCGTCTCCACGGTCGGTGTCACCTCCGGCGCCTCCGTGCCCGAGGTCCTGGTGGACGGCGTGCTGGCCTGGCTGGCCGCGCGGGGTTTCGAGGACGTCGAGATCGTGAAGGCGGCCGAGGAGTCGATCGTCTTCTCGCTGCCCAAGGAGCTGCGCCGCGACCTGCGCGCGGAGGCGGCGGCCCTCAACGGCGGCGGGTCCCCCGAGGGCGTCGCGTAG
- a CDS encoding condensation domain-containing protein, with product MSTGAPHRPRARRLAIAHHDSIVEAPVSEQQRAMWFMERTGRPGTYNIGLTVRITGELDVPAMKRALAEVVDRHKVLRSVFTETEAAGGSEVRQRVRQLDEIVLFDETWDGRAETPFDLSAGPLVRARIDRQGSDDHILHLCFHHAVFDGGSARVFWRELWRAYGGEPLDEPAVQYADYAIWQQERLADGVLDRQVQWWTDTLKGCPVLTTLPADRPRPAHPTKAGRELRLRMPEPIRRAVDEMAEAENATFYMVVLAALQGFVCRVAQQEDVVIGSPLSGRLRPELREVIGCFVNTVATRADLSDDPSFRTHLSRTRDHVLDVFDHFELPFDRVVEAVNPPRSPIWSPLYQMVYVHQGDITAEGEAPPGLCVTEVDERTDSAKFDWLVTTWEDADGMVLSIEYATELFDDETVRRLADDFLGLLAAVLADPDRPLSGHTLSVPPVDRVAAVPDAVDSPSAPEPADEAPATPTEQYLAELWRQLLDVRQVRRGDDFFLLGGHSFLGIRLLNRVRLQYGVDLPASALFEARTLYRLGRAVDRALTTTTEAELLPMAEGSGPAFFLIHPVGGGVGCYAGLARELGCPVYALESVGHGTIEEMADTYLAAMESTTQPPLAIGGWSMGGVVAFEMARRFEQRTGRALPVLMIDSYLPGPDAEPPTETEIVTWFAADWGAAVGTDLGASLTTREQMWQRARERGLLETPGDAELVKTLLDRFRTNLHALRTFTVTGRYPGRVVVLQAEDESRDRDDHGWGEVTTRPVRTIALEGDHYGIMRGPELAPTLARLLREAEDHG from the coding sequence GTGAGCACCGGAGCCCCGCACCGGCCCCGCGCTCGCCGTCTGGCCATCGCGCACCACGATTCGATCGTTGAGGCCCCGGTTTCCGAGCAGCAGCGCGCGATGTGGTTCATGGAACGGACCGGACGGCCCGGCACGTACAACATCGGGCTGACGGTCCGCATCACCGGCGAGTTGGACGTGCCGGCCATGAAGCGGGCTTTGGCGGAGGTGGTCGACCGGCACAAGGTCCTGCGCTCCGTCTTCACCGAGACGGAGGCCGCGGGCGGGAGCGAAGTCCGGCAGCGCGTCCGGCAGCTCGACGAGATCGTGTTGTTCGACGAGACCTGGGACGGGCGTGCCGAGACCCCGTTCGATCTGAGTGCCGGACCTCTCGTCCGCGCCCGGATCGACCGGCAGGGCAGCGATGACCACATTCTCCACCTCTGTTTCCACCACGCTGTCTTCGATGGAGGATCGGCACGGGTCTTCTGGCGCGAACTCTGGCGGGCGTACGGAGGGGAGCCGCTCGACGAACCTGCCGTTCAGTACGCGGACTACGCGATCTGGCAGCAGGAGCGACTGGCTGACGGTGTCCTGGACCGGCAGGTCCAGTGGTGGACCGACACGCTCAAGGGCTGCCCGGTACTGACCACGCTGCCTGCCGACCGGCCGCGGCCGGCTCATCCGACCAAGGCCGGGCGGGAGCTCCGGCTGAGGATGCCCGAGCCGATCCGGCGTGCCGTCGACGAGATGGCGGAGGCGGAGAACGCCACCTTCTACATGGTCGTACTGGCGGCTTTGCAGGGCTTCGTGTGCCGGGTGGCACAGCAGGAGGACGTGGTGATCGGTTCACCCCTGTCCGGCCGTCTCCGGCCCGAACTGCGGGAGGTCATCGGCTGTTTCGTCAACACGGTCGCCACGCGAGCCGACCTGTCGGACGATCCGTCGTTCCGTACGCACCTCAGCCGGACGCGGGATCACGTCCTGGACGTATTCGACCACTTCGAGCTGCCGTTCGACCGCGTGGTGGAGGCGGTCAACCCGCCCCGATCACCCATCTGGTCGCCGCTGTACCAGATGGTCTACGTGCACCAGGGCGACATCACCGCCGAGGGGGAGGCACCGCCCGGCCTGTGCGTGACCGAGGTGGACGAGCGCACCGACAGCGCCAAGTTCGACTGGCTCGTCACCACGTGGGAGGACGCCGACGGCATGGTCCTCAGCATCGAGTACGCCACCGAGCTGTTCGACGACGAAACGGTGCGCCGTCTCGCCGACGACTTCCTCGGTCTGCTCGCCGCCGTGCTCGCCGACCCGGACCGGCCACTCAGTGGCCACACACTGAGCGTACCGCCCGTGGACCGCGTGGCGGCCGTGCCCGACGCCGTCGACTCCCCCTCGGCCCCCGAGCCCGCCGACGAAGCGCCGGCCACCCCTACCGAGCAGTACCTCGCCGAGCTCTGGCGGCAGCTTCTGGACGTCCGGCAGGTGCGCCGCGGCGACGACTTCTTCCTGCTGGGCGGGCACTCGTTCCTCGGTATCAGGCTGCTCAACCGGGTCCGTCTCCAGTACGGCGTGGACCTTCCGGCTTCGGCGCTCTTCGAAGCCCGCACCCTGTACAGGCTCGGCCGTGCGGTCGACCGTGCGCTGACCACCACGACCGAGGCCGAACTCCTGCCGATGGCGGAGGGATCCGGGCCGGCGTTCTTCCTGATACACCCGGTGGGCGGCGGAGTGGGCTGTTACGCCGGTCTGGCCCGCGAGCTGGGATGCCCCGTCTATGCGCTCGAATCCGTGGGGCACGGCACGATCGAGGAGATGGCCGACACGTATCTGGCGGCCATGGAGTCGACCACGCAGCCTCCCCTGGCCATCGGCGGCTGGTCGATGGGCGGGGTCGTGGCCTTCGAGATGGCACGCCGCTTCGAGCAGCGAACCGGCCGTGCCCTCCCGGTGCTGATGATCGACAGCTATCTGCCCGGGCCGGACGCGGAGCCGCCCACGGAAACCGAGATCGTCACCTGGTTCGCCGCGGACTGGGGGGCGGCCGTCGGCACGGACCTCGGTGCCTCCCTCACCACCCGGGAACAGATGTGGCAGCGTGCCCGGGAGCGCGGACTGCTCGAAACACCGGGCGACGCCGAGCTGGTCAAGACGCTGCTCGACCGGTTCCGGACCAATCTGCATGCCCTGCGGACCTTCACCGTCACCGGCCGGTATCCGGGACGGGTCGTCGTGCTCCAGGCCGAGGACGAGTCGCGGGACCGGGACGACCACGGCTGGGGCGAGGTGACCACGCGGCCGGTGCGCACCATCGCGCTCGAGGGCGACCACTACGGCATCATGCGCGGACCGGAGCTGGCCCCGACCCTGGCCCGGCTGCTCCGGGAGGCGGAAGACCATGGCTGA
- the ppgK gene encoding polyphosphate--glucose phosphotransferase, producing MEIFGVDIGGSGIKGAPVDLDRGDLARERRKELTPHPATPDDVAGCVAEVVGHFDWKGPVGITFPGVVTDGLTRTAANVDKGWIDLDARTLLGDRLGLPVTVLNDADAAGIAEMTFGAGRGRKGTVIVLTFGTGIGSAVFTDGNLVPNTELGHLELHGHDAEKHASTKAKEDEDLSWHHWSRRVQKYLAHVEMLFSPELFIIGGGISRKADKFLPLIEHIRAEMVPAELQNNAGIVGAAMAAKAAGDARG from the coding sequence ATGGAGATCTTCGGTGTGGACATCGGCGGGTCCGGGATCAAGGGTGCTCCCGTGGACCTGGACCGCGGAGACCTGGCGCGGGAGCGCCGCAAGGAACTGACACCGCACCCGGCCACCCCTGACGACGTGGCCGGGTGCGTGGCCGAGGTGGTCGGCCACTTCGACTGGAAGGGCCCGGTCGGGATCACCTTCCCGGGCGTCGTCACGGACGGCCTGACCCGTACCGCGGCCAACGTGGACAAGGGCTGGATCGACCTGGACGCCCGCACCCTGCTCGGCGACCGGCTGGGCCTCCCCGTCACCGTGCTCAACGACGCCGACGCGGCGGGCATCGCCGAGATGACATTCGGTGCCGGCCGGGGCCGCAAGGGCACGGTGATCGTGCTGACCTTCGGTACGGGGATCGGGAGCGCGGTCTTCACCGACGGCAACCTCGTCCCCAACACGGAACTGGGCCACCTGGAGCTCCACGGCCACGACGCGGAGAAGCACGCCTCCACGAAGGCCAAGGAGGACGAGGACCTGAGCTGGCACCACTGGTCGCGCCGCGTACAGAAGTACCTGGCGCACGTGGAGATGCTGTTCTCGCCCGAACTGTTCATCATCGGCGGCGGAATCAGCCGCAAGGCAGACAAGTTCCTGCCCCTGATCGAACACATCCGGGCGGAAATGGTCCCGGCGGAGTTGCAGAACAACGCGGGAATCGTGGGCGCGGCGATGGCGGCCAAGGCCGCCGGGGACGCTCGGGGCTGA
- a CDS encoding MbtH family protein, with protein sequence MHTLFGCYFRQICVEGIRVSADSRSVLYQVVINSAKQYSIWPVGITIPAGWRSDGPARSEEDCLAYIERVWTDMRPLSLRERVAE encoded by the coding sequence GTGCACACGCTGTTCGGATGCTATTTTCGTCAAATTTGCGTGGAAGGGATTCGGGTGTCGGCCGATTCGCGATCCGTCCTTTATCAGGTGGTCATCAACAGCGCAAAGCAATATTCCATCTGGCCGGTCGGCATCACCATCCCGGCCGGTTGGCGCTCCGATGGCCCCGCCCGGTCCGAGGAGGACTGCCTTGCCTACATCGAGCGTGTATGGACGGACATGCGCCCGCTGAGCCTTCGTGAGCGGGTAGCGGAGTGA
- a CDS encoding DUF6542 domain-containing protein has translation MSAPAGRGEGPVSPVVLALRRLPNPRLTGIGAGLFAAAAMFLIGCLDWLLFDESAAVFGVLFLPVSALAALWVRPADLVTAPICVPIAFAIGIAPISGGTGGFGGRTMAVVTALAVHAGWLYGGTLVAGLIATVRKVRLMRARQRRMLLAAQTARPAAPASPAPRAAARSPRRPSQR, from the coding sequence ATGAGCGCCCCCGCCGGTCGCGGCGAGGGGCCGGTGTCCCCCGTCGTGCTCGCCCTGCGCCGGCTGCCCAACCCCCGGCTGACCGGGATCGGCGCCGGGCTCTTCGCGGCTGCCGCGATGTTCCTGATCGGCTGCCTGGACTGGTTGCTGTTCGACGAGTCGGCGGCCGTCTTCGGCGTGCTGTTCCTTCCCGTCAGCGCCCTGGCCGCGCTCTGGGTGCGGCCGGCGGACCTGGTGACCGCGCCGATCTGCGTGCCCATCGCCTTCGCGATCGGCATCGCCCCCATCTCCGGGGGCACCGGTGGTTTCGGTGGCCGGACGATGGCCGTCGTCACGGCGCTCGCCGTGCACGCGGGCTGGCTGTACGGGGGAACCCTCGTCGCGGGCCTCATCGCGACCGTACGCAAGGTGCGGTTGATGCGGGCCCGCCAGCGGCGCATGCTGCTGGCCGCCCAGACGGCCCGGCCCGCGGCGCCCGCGTCACCGGCCCCCCGCGCGGCGGCCCGGTCCCCACGCCGCCCGTCGCAGCGCTAG